One Alnus glutinosa chromosome 13, dhAlnGlut1.1, whole genome shotgun sequence genomic window, AAGTTGTTACCCTGTCCCTCTGCGAGCCCGTGGCGTGGTGATAGTTGAAGGCCGAAACCCCAAGTAGAAGAAGCATAAGCAGTGGCGAGCGGGAGTCGGAAGAACTCGGCAGCAGAGGAGAGTAGCGGAGACGTGGTTGGGAGGTGGTGGAGCTTCTTGGAGTGGAGGTATTGGCACAATGATTGCTGTTCGTACGTTCGTGAGGCATTTCTCGCGAAAGCGCGCGGAGAATCTTAGGAAAATCAACCCGAAGGTGACCCCTCAAGAGGCCTCTTCCATTGCTCAAGACCTCTACCACGTCATCAAGCAGCGCGGCCCTCTAACCGTCTCCAACACTTGGATTCACGCCCAGGTTCcgcttttttctctctctttgccaTTTAGCTATTTCGAATCGTGTTTTGAATATTACGAACCTTGTTTCATGTTAATCATAAATGTAAATTTTGATATTAGACTTAATTTAAGTATCAATATTTTGATCTGTATATCAGATATTAACAATCCAGAAATAGACTTATAGATACAGAGATATCTCTCACAAACTAATTTGTCATCAGTTTACAATAAAAAGATCAAATCaaaattcatcaattttttgttattattaggTTTAATTAGACAAAATACAGTAAATGCAATAGAATCACCAAATTTTTGTCTCTGTGGCCCCATCCACAAGCTTAGACAATCCAATCTTAAGCTATATAACTTTTTCACGAAACATTTAAACATGTTTAAGTTTTCCTTAGGTCAAATCTCAATGTCATAATCCAAGGAAGCGTTAGCTACATCTTTACTATACTCAAAAGACTAGTTGTTTAACAAATCTCGGTAGAACTCAACTGCTTGCAAGGGGAAGGTTCTtaagagcttatatacacatagtTAAGATTATACTTAATCGATGTGAGACATTTAGGATTGTAGCATACTACTACTCTTTGCTGCCAATGTATCGATGGCCCATCATTTCCAGTGGGTGCCTTTGTGGACCTTGTCTATTATAAGTAGCAGCCTTCCCCAAGTTACCCCCTCCGTAACTCAGCCACAAAGCCGCAACTCATATAATCTCATACTCGACAAGCAACATTCAATCTGATACTCGACATGGTagctgctttgataccaaatatAACAAACCTCAGGTAGAACTCACTTTTAAAAACTGGCTTGTAAGGGAAGGGCATCTAAGAGCTTATATATACATAGTTAAGATTGCACTTAACTGATGTGGGACACTTAGGATTGTAACAAGTTGAAGTTATGATTAGGGCTTCTTAAAATCTATCTCATGGAGCATTTCCATCAGGTCTAAGATTCGAATCCCTTTGGGtacaaacaattctttggggccAGCCTATTGGCGAAGCTGGAGTATTACCCGATTTGGCAATTCGTGTGGAGGGAGCGGTTTTCATGGATCCAATGTTTATCTGATAGGGGTGGATACATGATGTAGCCTTGGTTTGGAGGAGTTCctcgtcattaaaaaaaaaaaaaaggtccacACTCATGGAGGGagtgagttggaggcaaaaatctaggCCCTTGTGGTTAAGGGAGGGCGATAAGTACGCAAAGTTTTTTCATAAAATGGCTTACTCCAATAGAAGAAAGAACTCTATTGATTCCTTATTGATTGATGGTACAATTTCTACCAACCAATCGGAGATTAGGCGAACACattgtttagttttataaaaAGCTGTACACCGAGTAGTTTAGTTAGAGGCCTTTGGTGGACACTGTTTTCCTTGATTCTATTGATGAGGTTGAGGCTAGTTGGTTGGAGAGAAATTTTGAGGAATGGGAGGTGTTGGAGCTAGTGAAAGCCATGAGTGGGGACAAGGCGCCAGGACCTAGCAGTTATTCCATGGCATTCTTCCAAGCTTATTGGGTTGTTTTAAAAGAGGACATCATGAAGGTCTTTCATAACTTCCATACTAGATATAAGTTTGAGAGAAGCCTTAATGCTACGTTCATCGCCCTCTTCCTGAAGATTCCAAGAGCTGACCTAAGGATTTTCGCCCAATCAGTCTTGTGGGTGTAATTTAGAAAATTACTGCTAAGATTCTAGCAAACAGGCTTAAGGTGGTATTGAGGAAGATTATTTCTAAGTCACAATGCGTTCATTTGAGGTAGGCATATCCTAAATCTTGTTCTTATTATCAATGAATGCTTTGATAGTAGATTGAGATATATGCTGAGAAGATGAGTGTTTTGGGGgaaatggtgctcttggatagctCACTGTATTTCTTCGGTGTGCTTCTCGATTTTGTTGAGTAACACCCCCATAAGTTTTTTACTTGCTCTCGTGGCTTGAGACAAGGGGACCCTCTGTCTCCTCTgctgtttgtcattgtgatggaggcgcTGGGTAGGATGATTTCTACTGCAGTGAGTAGTGGTTTGTTGTCTGGCTTCATTGTGGGGACATAGATTGATATCTCTCATCTTCTGTTTATTGATGGtactttgattttctgtggggGCCCACCCAAATCATCTACATGGGCTAGgcaaagagttcaaatatcacttagTTAGTTGGTCTAAGGTTTGTTTGCTGATCTCTGGGGGAGGGTTGGGGGTTTGGAACTTGTTGCTGTTCAACTGTGCTCTCCTAGGTAAATGATTGTCGCGTTATGCACTTGAGAGAAAAGTTTTGTGGAGAGTGGCGGTGGACTCTAAATTTGACAGTTCATGGGGTgtgtggtgttctaatgagctTGTTGGGGAGTatggggtggggttatggaagaatattaggtaGAGTTGGGGGAAGTTTTCTAGTCATACcaaatttgaggtgggagatggttCCAAGGTTAGATtatggcatgatctgtggtgtggAGATTTGGCCCTTAAGGAAGCCTTTACAAATTTGGTATTACTTGCACAAAGCATACTTGCGGCTCACATGGAACTTTTTGGTCGTTCTattcagtggaacgtgagctttgttagagcgGCTCATTATTGGGAGGTAGATGTCTTTGTCTCATTCTTTAGAGTGTTGTATTAAGTGAGAGTAAGTCGAGAAGGTGAAGACAAGCTGTGGTGGGTTCCCTTCAGAAGAGGTTTGtttgatgttaattttttttaaagtatcttGGGCCGTAATGATGGCTTCCGTTTctcttggaagagtgtgtggcaaACTAAGGTTCCGTTGAGGGTGACATTTTTCGCATGGTTGAGGGACCTAAGAAAGATTCTTACCACGGACAATTTCAAGAAGCGGCATGTCATTGTAattgataggtgttgtatgtAAAAGGAATTGGGAGTCTATGaagcatcttcttcttcattgtgaggttgcttgtgccacttggattttttattttattttatttttttccactCGATTTGTGCtgtcttgagttatgcctagacgagtactcgacttgtatgcttgttggtgaaTTGCCAGAAGCACTTGAAGTTTTAATGTGTGGAAGATGATGCCTTCGttccttttgtggtgtctatggagggaaatgaaCGTCTTCAATTTTGAGGATTGTGAAAGGACTTTGAAGGAGATTAAGTCGTTATTCTTTAGTaccctgtatctttggacagcagcttttgtttctcatttggCAATTAGTtatcatatttttcttatttttttttgctcctACTAGCTAGGTGGTTTCTCCTACGTACCTGgtagcgccttacgcttttaatgatatctcgattacttatattaaaaaaaaaaaaaaaaaaaatccacttatGAAGCCCaatttcatttaataataaacaaatatggAACTTATGCCACACCTTCACAATCCAACCACCCAATGGGGACTTGACTTTTTCGTGGTTTCACGGTCAAATAGTGGCTCGAAGTTGGTTTTGTTATTACCTATACAAGATATGTTTTTTTGAAAGCCGAGCCCGGGCTCTTTGTtaatgttggttttttttttgcaccTTTCTCCAGTATTTTTATTACATCGATATCTATATGCATAATTTTACTACTTTTTGTCTTACCATCATGATCAATGTGTCCTTCCTTCCTTCTAGAGTAATGCAACCTTCTTTGGTCATTATAATATGACATCAAGACTTGCTCTTCTAGTAAAATTCAAGCTATCATTATAAAGGATATATGTATCCTATGTTGAAGGttattgttgagatttgtgtataaatctaaaatacaaTAAAAGCGGAATAATAGCAtaagtaagagagagaaaagagacagaaTTTGCGTGGTTTGGTCTATGACTTACGTTCACAGGGTAAAGGCCAAAGGATTACATTATGCTCAATAACTTGATTATCTACAATATAtaggtccctatttatagttAAATAAGTCGACCTATATAAATAAACCTAAATCAACTTATACTAAGAAACACAAATCGACCTAGACtaggaaatataaatcaataatattatattcagaatatatttaaaattttgaatatattctaacatccccccctcaaactcaagatagaaaattctagaaacttgaatttgaaaatagaaaacggAGGTTGGTAGGGAAGATTGGCAGATGCTGCTGGAGGAGACAAGAGGCTGGTGAGCGGTAGGTGATAGCTGGTGGTAAAGACTAACGAACGCTAACTTGAGCTTGAAACTGAAAAAGGAATGATccacttattttttctttttaaagggGCCGGCAACGGGCCAAAAACTAGAAAGGGGCTGACTGCGGGCCATGAAATAATCTAAGTTAACTTTCTAACCTGACTTTTCTCCAAATTATTTGCCTATGCTTGCATGGACAGGCCAAATAAGCAGACACTGGTCATGTTCTTCATTTACTAAAGCCAGTATGGTTGTTGTTTACTGAAATACGTCATGGAAATACTTCTGTAGCTAGCATTAGATTGTGCATGTCAATGTAGGGAAACTTAGGATAAGTAGACCATCTCTACTACAACATTATTTGTTCTTGAAATTTGAAGTGGTACCAGAAAACTATATCTGCATTTGTATAAGCtttattgttttgattttttcacAACAGGAATCTGGTATTAGTGGATTGAACAGCAAGACACACCTGAAGTTAATGCTCAAATGGATGAGGGGGAGGAAGATGCTGAAGCTGCTCTGCAACCATATTGGTTCGAGCAAGAAATTTCTGCTGACTACTTTGCCTGAAGAACCTGAAACTGAACAATTGAAAAGTCCCTCTAGTCTGAAACTGCAGACTGAGAAGCCTTCCATAAAGCGGAAGAAAGCAAACTAGATAAGATGCATGTATCAGGGCCTTTTCTTCAGATCGGCAAACAAATGGGGAACTTACCGTTTATGATCCACTGTGACATGAGTGCTTCTTTCAGATGATGTGTGTTTAACATCTTTCGTGCATCATGATTGCTGTCAAAAACTTTTTAGCTCTTCCCCTTTACTATGCATTTAGATCCAATACGGACTACGAAGATCCAGTCTGTTGATTATCATGCTCTTGTGGGATTTAGAATGAAAATTTTGGGATCATAACagaattaaatactatttttgtATCTTATCACTCATGGTGTGTCGTACCTCTCTTGAAAGTATCCTCCAAGAACTATTGGCCATATTTTCAACGCTAAAAGTTATTTCCAAATCTTGGTTATATTTATGAAGTATTGGATAATGTTTGGAATGAAGTGTCATCAATTTTACCTCCTTCATCCTTGGGAATGCCATGTAATAGAGGCTTTAGTTCTTTAACTCTCAGGTAGCCTAGGCCTTGTACAGAATCATCCATGCATTTTCCTCCATCCTAGGAATGTAAAGGAGGATGAGGTTCACAAAAGGACTATTTCTTGACTCTGGTGCGGTTCAGGCCCTTCTAAATCATTATTCATTTTCCCTGCTTGCAATGTGGGATTCACCCACAGGGATCTAAAGGGATTTACTTTTGCATAGTGGTATTCACCCCAAAAACGGGCTGATGGCAAGACAACATAATGAATGTCTAATGTATGTCTATAGAGCTAATAGATTTTGGCTAGAACTTTAATGCTTACTGGGGGGTTAAAAAGGTTTATCCTAAACTCTAGGATTTCAATGCCTGCGTCAGGATCAGCCTGcccttaatttttaaaaaataactaatgctACTAAATGAATGCTAATTGGTGGATGGATTGTTTACCCTAAACTCAAAACTCAAGGATGTCACTGCCTACGTCAGGGTAGGGGTGCAGTTGGCTGGCAATGAGGACTAGAACCGTGAAATTATCAACTGTTGAATTAATATGCCggccactatatatatatattatacgccatcgaaaaaaattaaaagatgaatttaaaaaataaaaaatgatgtcACATTTGGATGTCAAATGAGAGGAATCGAAGAAGGCACGAACGGTTCAAATCCAATTGACCTATAAAGAGACTAAAAAGAGAGGCTTATTCTCG contains:
- the LOC133853976 gene encoding uncharacterized protein LOC133853976, with the protein product MIAVRTFVRHFSRKRAENLRKINPKVTPQEASSIAQDLYHVIKQRGPLTVSNTWIHAQESGISGLNSKTHLKLMLKWMRGRKMLKLLCNHIGSSKKFLLTTLPEEPETEQLKSPSSLKLQTEKPSIKRKKAN